In the genome of Desulfomonilaceae bacterium, one region contains:
- a CDS encoding ABC transporter ATP-binding protein, whose translation MSSDVTIKITGLWKRYGLPVPRFVQRGLNLIKRRSSGYQEERWALKDVNLEVRRGETLGIVGRNGAGKSTLLKVLAGVTTPTKGRVEIFGRIFPMIELNAGLHTELTGRENVRLLGAVMGLSKTEIERILPEVEDFTELGEWFDEPVRMYSSGMLSRLGFGVAVNIKSDVVLIDETFAVGDLKFQNKSFARVKEMRESGATILLVSHSLETLQFVAKRGILLEQGSIISDGTALHAINAYETLVFRSEQKRLEHRVRSRISSEDVNIFGARMFDENGDTLKELHAGHPFGIEVDLQINRDLEHPMFSLGILNAAGILCKWNVSKEDGLTGPGPKNHYILKAWYPENNLSTGAYEAHFATRDAASFETLERIAGIVTFSVIGPERSRGIVRGKVDWRLIPFDEGRHRGRPDQLNPRSGSQERAHD comes from the coding sequence ATGTCTAGCGATGTAACCATAAAAATAACGGGATTGTGGAAAAGATACGGTCTGCCTGTGCCTCGGTTCGTCCAAAGGGGATTGAATCTGATCAAAAGGAGGAGTTCCGGCTACCAGGAAGAACGTTGGGCCTTGAAAGACGTGAACCTTGAGGTCCGCAGGGGAGAGACTCTGGGAATTGTCGGGCGAAACGGCGCTGGAAAAAGCACTCTACTAAAAGTGCTGGCTGGCGTCACAACTCCCACTAAAGGAAGGGTTGAAATATTTGGCAGGATTTTTCCCATGATTGAACTCAACGCGGGGCTTCACACTGAACTGACAGGTAGGGAAAACGTCCGCCTCCTGGGCGCTGTAATGGGGCTCTCTAAAACGGAAATCGAGCGCATCCTGCCTGAAGTCGAAGATTTCACCGAACTTGGTGAATGGTTTGACGAACCAGTCCGAATGTATTCGAGTGGTATGCTGAGTCGACTGGGGTTTGGTGTCGCCGTAAACATAAAGAGCGATGTCGTGTTGATCGATGAAACATTTGCTGTTGGGGACCTGAAATTCCAGAATAAGAGTTTTGCGCGGGTCAAAGAAATGCGTGAAAGCGGCGCAACCATACTATTGGTAAGCCACAGCCTCGAAACACTTCAATTTGTGGCAAAGCGCGGAATATTACTGGAACAAGGGTCGATTATATCTGACGGTACAGCTCTGCATGCGATAAACGCGTATGAGACCCTGGTGTTTCGTTCGGAACAAAAACGTCTGGAACATCGAGTCAGAAGTCGTATCTCAAGTGAAGACGTCAACATTTTTGGGGCACGGATGTTTGACGAAAATGGGGATACTTTGAAAGAACTCCATGCAGGACACCCCTTTGGAATTGAAGTTGATCTTCAGATCAACCGGGACCTAGAGCATCCAATGTTTTCGCTCGGTATTCTTAACGCTGCGGGAATACTATGTAAATGGAACGTTTCAAAAGAGGATGGCCTGACAGGACCAGGACCAAAGAATCATTACATTCTCAAAGCGTGGTACCCTGAAAATAATTTGTCCACTGGGGCGTATGAGGCTCATTTTGCGACGAGGGACGCCGCTTCCTTTGAAACCCTTGAAAGAATCGCCGGTATAGTAACTTTCTCTGTAATAGGGCCCGAGAGATCCAGAGGTATTGTCCGCGGGAAAGTTGACTGGCGGCTAATACCATTCGATGAAGGACGTCACAGAGGTCGGCCTGATCAGTTGAATCCGAGGAGTGGTTCGCAGGAACGGGCCCATGACTGA
- a CDS encoding ABC transporter permease yields the protein MPGTTLYQPGVYINVSATGQRFSQFATLLRALVVRDVTSRYRRSSLGMWWAFIQPLVLMLLFNMLRGFVNIPSDGVPYILFSYTGLVPWTFFTNAIAACGPSIIQNAEIIKKISMPREVFPLAAVFATLFDFAMSAIILALLLIWYKVSIGLVILWIPVLLVLMVGTSFAIGILIAGLGTFRKDFIFATPFLTQAWLFITPVIYPLSSVPESWRSFYMLNPMVGIIEGFRSVLIKGQSPELEPLILSAIMMVVIMSLSWPLFRKLSDYFADVL from the coding sequence TTGCCGGGAACAACTTTGTACCAACCTGGGGTTTATATAAACGTATCTGCGACGGGACAGAGATTCAGTCAATTTGCCACTCTCTTGCGAGCCCTGGTAGTGCGGGACGTGACCAGCCGCTACAGGCGATCATCTCTGGGAATGTGGTGGGCGTTTATCCAACCCCTGGTTCTGATGCTCCTTTTTAATATGTTGAGAGGTTTTGTAAACATTCCAAGTGACGGGGTCCCGTACATTCTGTTCAGCTATACCGGACTGGTCCCATGGACTTTTTTTACCAACGCTATAGCTGCTTGTGGACCAAGTATTATCCAAAACGCTGAAATCATAAAAAAAATATCAATGCCGCGCGAAGTTTTTCCTCTTGCGGCCGTCTTCGCTACTCTTTTTGATTTTGCAATGTCCGCGATCATACTGGCTCTATTATTGATATGGTACAAGGTATCAATAGGCTTGGTAATCCTGTGGATTCCAGTTTTGCTCGTTTTGATGGTCGGAACCTCGTTCGCTATAGGAATACTGATCGCCGGGCTGGGGACATTCAGGAAAGATTTCATTTTTGCGACTCCGTTCCTGACTCAGGCATGGTTGTTTATAACTCCGGTAATTTATCCTCTAAGCAGCGTTCCGGAAAGTTGGCGCTCTTTTTATATGTTGAACCCAATGGTCGGAATAATAGAAGGTTTTCGTTCCGTACTAATTAAGGGCCAATCTCCGGAACTGGAGCCCCTGATTCTTTCCGCCATAATGATGGTTGTGATCATGAGTCTATCTTGGCCGCTATTCCGAAAACTTTCAGACTATTTTGCCGATGTATTGTAA
- a CDS encoding methyltransferase domain-containing protein produces the protein MTDPLAHSWNRLMKWRSECFKRFGAVHGFRIVSPQEEITALLLPDSRVLDIGAGAHKPLEKSIKAVTPFYYCLDTDPDGVFDFRSFSDMPDDLFFDLVIANQVLEHLEVPDAVNVAAMTLSRLAENGKFIATVPNAAHPVRQRDISHITPWAANDLYSLLKHVGFEIKNVARYNKFPLTDDPLKRWIVETVCQEFRVDWCDSIMVTGVKPVGGATMLKDK, from the coding sequence ATGACTGATCCGCTCGCCCATTCCTGGAACCGGCTCATGAAGTGGCGCTCTGAATGTTTCAAACGGTTTGGCGCTGTGCACGGGTTCCGAATTGTTTCTCCGCAAGAGGAAATCACAGCTCTCCTGCTACCTGACTCAAGGGTTCTCGACATCGGCGCGGGAGCGCATAAGCCTTTGGAAAAATCGATCAAGGCTGTCACGCCATTCTATTATTGTCTCGACACTGACCCAGACGGAGTCTTCGATTTTCGTTCTTTTTCCGACATGCCTGATGATTTGTTTTTTGACTTGGTGATAGCAAATCAGGTCCTGGAACACCTTGAAGTTCCGGATGCGGTAAATGTAGCCGCAATGACTTTGTCAAGACTGGCGGAAAACGGCAAATTCATAGCGACTGTGCCAAATGCCGCTCATCCGGTTCGTCAGCGGGATATTTCACATATCACACCGTGGGCGGCGAATGATCTGTATAGCTTACTGAAACACGTCGGCTTTGAAATAAAAAATGTAGCCAGGTACAACAAATTTCCATTGACTGATGACCCTCTTAAACGATGGATAGTCGAAACCGTTTGCCAGGAATTTAGAGTCGATTGGTGTGACAGTATAATGGTTACCGGTGTCAAGCCTGTTGGTGGCGCAACCATGTTGAAAGATAAGTGA